The proteins below come from a single Mya arenaria isolate MELC-2E11 chromosome 8, ASM2691426v1 genomic window:
- the LOC128244742 gene encoding uncharacterized protein LOC128244742, whose amino-acid sequence MRYLIPCVLCVQAVFCVQTPGITDSMYHILSSKIDTMNLEMALMRNEQLQTKQELRQAKADIEKLQEHQSPYVPNTTAGEGLSDAQMNKSKSGVMNFLRKAFQSEKAHTKQTLDQMKTDVALIRSHLNTLVASVETLNETQANLLIEVFKVGRDVEHDIKKLNDALARMHTRLEWLDTSFSSLNVTQRQTVNHVLLLDKEVNFLNSSLVNVNTALEQQMTSFKDAVSRINTSLEEKCQSGEFGPHQINPRPSYPVTLTINFQPAFNSKPAIVYGLKLLDSAYNANVRVSGSITEMNNAYFKFRISEWANTVMYGASFSWMACPKTNT is encoded by the exons ATGCGATATCTAATTCCATGTGTTTTGTGTGTACAAGCTGTTTTCTGTGTTCAAACACCGGGCATCACTGATTCAATGTATCACATTTTGTCATCGAAGATTGACACGATGAATTTGGAAATGGCTCTAATGAGGAATGAACAATTGCAAACTAAACAAGAACTACGTCAAGCGAAAGCTGATATTGAAAAACTACAAGAACACCAG AGCCCATACGTGCCAAACACCACAGCTGGAGAAGGTCTGTCTGACGCACAGATGAACAAAAGCAAAAGTGGTGTCATGAACTTCCTTCGGAAGGCATTCCAGAGTGAGAAAGCGCACACAAAACAAACTCTTGATCAAATGAAAACTGATGTAGCTCTAATAAGATCCCATTTAAACACCCTGGTGGCATCAGTGGAAACTCTCAATGAAACACAAGCAAACCTTCTTATTGAGGTATTTAAAGTCGGGAGGGACGTTGAGCACGATataaagaaattgaatgacGCATTGGCAAG GATGCATACAAGATTGGAATGGCTTGATACAAGCTTCTCTTCTCTAAATGTCACTCAGCGTCAGACTGTCAATCACGTGCTACTACTAGACAAGGAAGTGAACTTTCTGAACTCCAGCTTGGTCAACGTCAACACCGCACTAGAACAACAAATGACGAGTTTCAAAGACGCAGTCTCAAGAATCAACACTTCACTTGAGGAGAAATGCCAGTCTGGGGAGTTTGGACCTCACCAGATTAATCCACGTCCGTCTTAccctgtgaccttgaccatcaACTTTCAGCCTGCCTTCAACAGCAAGCCGGCTATCGTTTATGGACTAAAGCTCTTGGACTCGGCCTACAATGCAAATGTCCGTGTTAGCGGGTCAATTACGGAGATGAACAATGCATATTTTAAGTTTAGGATCTCGGAATGGGCGAATACTGTTATGTATGGCGCCAGCTTTTCGTGGATGGCCTGtccaaaaacaaacacataa